One window of Deinococcus cellulosilyticus NBRC 106333 = KACC 11606 genomic DNA carries:
- a CDS encoding DUF420 domain-containing protein, with translation MGELVTQLSVVFIVLSGISLVFGVYFIRTDRRQEHMTAMLTACALAVVFLVLYLTKLALGAGMKYAGPPEYKNLYFFILISHSILAAANGPMAIMAVRNALIGKKLADGRLERSREKGPAKYFLKHRAWARWTVPVWIYVVVTGWIIYLVMHYYGVPNT, from the coding sequence GTGGGGGAACTTGTCACACAACTGTCCGTGGTCTTTATTGTGCTGAGCGGCATATCACTGGTCTTTGGCGTGTACTTCATTCGCACAGACCGCAGGCAGGAACACATGACCGCAATGCTCACAGCCTGTGCTTTGGCTGTGGTGTTCCTGGTGCTTTACCTGACCAAACTGGCCCTCGGAGCAGGCATGAAATATGCTGGACCTCCAGAGTACAAAAATTTGTACTTTTTCATCCTGATCAGCCACAGCATTCTGGCCGCTGCCAATGGTCCCATGGCGATCATGGCGGTGCGCAATGCCCTGATCGGCAAAAAGCTGGCAGATGGTCGTCTTGAACGGTCCCGTGAGAAAGGACCAGCCAAATATTTCCTGAAACACCGTGCCTGGGCACGCTGGACCGTCCCTGTCTGGATTTATGTGGTGGTGACCGGATGGATCATCTATCTGGTGATGCATTATTACGGAGTTCCCAACACCTGA